cctacacgatcccgatatcgtgtagaccgacatatccgagattcagcgcgatccgacgatttaacgacactgcacccacggatcgcgcgatatggaaaatccgttcggggttcaaacggactccgaatcgagatccgcgaaatcctatgcgctcgtgacgacacgagggtcacaaaactgcacagaattacatcactaccctcgcccacgcgctccagcacgcgcgggcagctttgggtgtccaaagcgatttcaggtggccgaaaaatctcggaaccaagactccaaactcctaccctaggtaaaacaccccatttggagtcacttttgttcttggacaaccaccaaaaagtgaccaaaaatggtagtttcgagcggccgaagttccggccagatttcaattcgaaaatcgaaccccttagagctaaaatcgatcgaagcccatatgcccatcagctagagcacgaaaaatagctgagaaaccataccttactcgatcgatttggtggagaaacgaaggagaattttgagctggaagtttgggtagcttcggacgaacctccgtcggaaaacacgattttccagccagctcagggcggccccggggtggaggttggtcaggttgcgacggcgacacggaggcggacccgatggtacccatggcggagatcagctcggcctgtggtggccgggccgtcgcttGGAAGGCGAAGGGTCGCACGACCCAAAACGCGCGGAAGgatagagagaggagagagagaaaactgacgggggagaagagagagcgctataaaaatctgactttttgaccaaattaccattttgcccttcgcgatttttagaccataacttcttcgttacagctccgattcgggtctactccgtgtctacgaactcagttcgccgcgctctacgtaatggcgcaagcggaattcccaaattctttctcgattaaaaagtcaaaattttccccattaaaatatgcgagggcaaattggtctttttgctaaaagatattttccttactttttagatattttctttctttttagatattttgttttgggttcttacaaatGTGAGTCTTCCCACACCTACTATATGGAAGGTGGGCCTAGTGGAGTGGAACTTGTGCCTCACCTGGATAATTTGTTAGGataggtttttatttatttttttaaaatgaaattaatttgtttagtttaatatttataattaagtaatatcttaaagtaattattttttaattattatttcttggCATCACTATTCTCTCAAAAAAATTCCACCTTAGGTTTTCTCAACTTTTATTCCACTTAGGTTATGAAactttatttaatatatacaaGAGCATAAATTCTCCTATGCGGACGTTCGTGTGTTAttattaggggtgggcatcgggACAGGAAAATCGGAACACCGAATCGAaccggtgaaaaaaaaaaggggaaaaaaaaccagttgaccaaaaaagtcaacaaaccgGATCGGAATCGGACCGAACTAGTTCCAATCGATTCCGGTTTCGATTTTACACAGCACCACACCGGACCGGACTGAACCAGACCagtcacatatatatatttataaaattttaaaatatgtcatattttaaattttataatcactatttttttaaaagttcaacttcaaaaaatttctaaatgtatgaattggattatttgttaatttttaagccaaaaaaataagttatttattataactgaaaaaaattaaattaataattcagTTCAAAACCAGAACCAAACCGGccaatttttgaatttttttttgcctaaacCAAATCGAACCGGACCGTTTAAATAGTATTGATTCCGGTTTGAGGTGAGAACCAGACCGAACCAAACTGCGCCCACCcctatttattattatgtgAACGCTCATTCCTGCTTTTCTCCCGGTTTACAATGACATCTGCACAGTAATAATATGTGAACATTCGAATGAGAGAATAATTGTATACAATAGACTATAAAATAGTTACTTAATTGTGTGGAAAGAAACTGAGTAATGAAATGTTATATATAAAggcaagaaaataaatttaaaactcCTATACCTACCCATAAAACTCATTGTGAGAATAAACTGCGTaatgcaagaaaaaatatttgtttgatttatgagaataacaaaaaaaaaaaaaaaagtcatatttttttttctttttattttaagaattaAGAAGGCAATAGTACTTACACACATTATACGGATACTAAAAGCACTATAGATCATTTGCAATAAGTTTATACTTTGATGTATAGTCCGTTCTTCAATATTCTCGTCATTAATATACCGCTggttaattaccaaaaaatagttattttattgatctggaaaaataaaagtttccTCTATCCTTTTGTTCAGTACggaaaagaataaataaataaataaataagaacaaGTCATCGTTTATATCTTGCTCTGCgcatttgaccaaaaaaataaagctttGCGCATAGCGACTTGATTTTTCTGATGACATTTGGTAAGACAGGAGAAGTGATGAGTTCTGCAGAGCTGGCTACATCCAAATAACGCTCTCCACTCTCTAATGGTCGAAATTCTGCGGTGCGTTCAAtaatcatctctctctccatcaGATCGAATTCCTCCAGCATCGCGCAGTAACAAAGGAGATCTCATGGAATCAGCTGGTCACCTACTTCAGTCTTCAATAATCTTTGATGTGATTTATcgcttttcaattttgaatgtgatcttgattatttgttttgattttcaacTTGCTTATTCTTCTCGATTGTATATGCATCTCCATGTATATGTAGTGGTGTTGCAAGATTATATACTCTTAGTTTTCATTCTTGCTTACAAGCTTTGTATTTCATCTTCCTGTGTTTGGGGCATTTCAAATCGGAAAATACTTCAGCCTTATACACACACATGTATATGTAAACTTAAACATCTCAACACTGTGAATcttgtattttaaattgaaattgaaatttgatttttggtcTTGCATAAGCAATAAATGCGAATAGTTGTTTTTCACTTGTTAGAGAATATCTGGGTGTGTATAAATATCATATACACACACTTATATGTTCTCTTTCTTTACAAGATTGCTtatgtttctgtttttattttaaatgtttataCTTATAGTTTTTCTTTCAGGTGGTGGTACAATGGAGACATCTGTTATAGTTGTGACATTGGATACTGGTGAAGTGTATATAATTGTGAGCTTGTCTTCTAGGCTTGACACTCAGGTCATACATGTTGACCCCACAACTGGTGCACTTCGCTACAATGCGAAGCCAGGATTCGATGTCTTCAAATCCGAAAAGGAAGCTTTGGATTACATTACAAATGGGTCGCACTGGTTGCGTAAGAGTACGACTTATGCTCATGCAATATTGGGTTATGCTGCTTTGGGCAGCTTTGGGATGCTTCTTGTGGCTACCAAGTTGACTGCTAGTGTTCCAAATTTGCCGGGTGGAGGGTGTGTGTATACAGTGACTGAGAGCCAATGGATCAAGATTTCACTTCAGAATCCACAACCACAAGGGAAAGGAGAAGTAAAGAATGTTAATGAATTGACTGATCTTGATATTGATGGGAAACACTACTTTTGTGATGCAAGGGACATCACTAGGCCATTTCCTAGCCGTATGTGCTTGCATGAGCCTGATGATGAATTTGTTTGGAATGCCTGGTTCTCGATGCCTTTCAAAAACATTGGGCTGCCACAGCATTGTGTGACACTTCTGCAGGTTTTGCTTCATTCTTGGTATCTTCAAATTGATGCTCATGTGACTCTTATCTTCTTTCACCtgaagtttattttttaaccaTCTGATTTCTAAGCCTACTGCCTCAAATTATTGATGCTGATTTGTTCAAGTCTATGCATTATATGCTCATTATAGCCAATTGTTTCCAATCTGCTTTCACATATACTTATATTTCTATGCAGCTCTGTGAGTATATATTATTACTACTGATTTTTGTTAGTTTGGTTaggaattttgttgttttacccaaatttctttttattacaGTTTTCTTTGTGATTTCTGATCACAGTTTTATACCGGCACTACaattataagaaattaaatttcGGTTAAGATCTTAAGATAGCATATGGAATTATGTGGTTAGATGTAAAGTTAACCTGTTCATACTGTTCTCTTACTTGATATTAATGTGTAGGGTTTTGCAGAATGTCGAAGTTTTGGAACCTTAGGGAAACTAGAAGGGATTGTCGCTCTCATAGCTCGTCGTAGCAGGCTGCATCCTGGTACTCGATACTTGGCTAGGGGATTAAATTCATGTTTTAGCACAGGTAACATGACACTTTGAAGTTATTAACAAATCtcaagtttttcttcttcaaaacaTACCCATGGTTGTGGCATTTTGTCATTAACTACAGCatagttcctcaaaatattgAGAACAGAAAGTAATATAGAAAAAACAacatatgaatttttttgtttatgcaaATTTTTGATCCATGTTATTTCGTTTTCATTTGGTTTgtatacttttgtttttgttttgcttattTAGTTGTAAGAATGTACTTTCTGAATACAGATTATTCTCCTCTTACttctttatgttttaattgaatttttcatACTTACGAAGAATGTGAGTCTGACAGGAAATGAAGTGGAGTGTGAGCAAATTGTGTGGGTCCCTAGAAGGGCTGGTCAAACTGTTCCTTTTAACACATACGTATGGCGACGGGGCACAATTCCAATCTGGTGGGGTGCAGAGTTAAAGATAACTGCTGCAGAAGCAGAAATATACGTTTCAGATCGTGACCCTTATAAAGGGAGTTCTGAGTACTACCAGAGGTTGAGTAAACGGTATGATGCACGAAATTTAGATGTAGCTGATGGCGGGAGTCAGAATAGAAAAGCGTTGGTTCCAATTGTCTGCATCAACTTGCTTAGGAATGGAGAAGGAAAATCGGAATGCATTTTAGTTCAGCATTTTGAAGAATCTTTAAACTACATCAGGTCAACAGGAAAACTTCCGTATACCCGaattcatttaataaattatgattGGCATGCCAGTATAAAGTTAAAAGGTGAACAGCAAACCATCGAAGGATTATGGAAACATTTAAAAGCACCCACTGTTTCTATAGGCATTTCTGAAGGAGATTTTTTGCCTTCACGAGAAAGAATTAAGGAATGCAGAGGAGAAATTATCTGCAATGATGACTTTAAAGGTGCCTTCTGCTTAAGATCACATCAAAATGGTGTGATACGTTTCAACTGTGCTGATTCTTTGGATAGGACAAATGCTGCAAGTTATTTTGGCTCCCTCCAGGTTTTTGTAGAGCAGTGCAGGCGGCTTGGTATATCACTTGATAGTGATTTGGCATATGGTTATCAGTCAATGACTAATTATGGTGGCTATATTGCTCCTTTGCCACCAGGCTGGGAGAAGAGATCTGATGCAGTAACAGGGAAAACATTTTATATTGATCACAATACTAGGACCACAACATGGATGCATCCATGTCCTGATAAGCCTTGGAAGAGATTTGATATGGCGTTTGAGGAGTTCAAGAGGACAACAATTTTACCACCAGTATCCCAGCTTGCTGATCTTTTTCTGCTTGCGGGTGATATTCATGCAACACTTTATACTGGTTCTAAAGCTATGCATAGCCAAATCCTCAGCATTTTCAACGAAGATGCAGGAAAGTATAAACAATTTTCTGCAGCACAGAATATGAAAATCACTTTGCAGAGGAGATATAAAAATGCAGTTGTAGACAGCTCTCGTCAAAAGCAACTGGAAATGTTCCTTGGAATGCGACTATTCAAGCATCTTCCATCAGTTTCTTTTCACCCTCTTAATGTATGTTATTCTGAGACTTGTCTGGATCAATTGTAGTGataataatttcatttatatCTCTATGCTTCTTTTTGAGCTTGGCATATCTAGCAAGTTGCAACTACAGCTCTTAACTTGCATAGATTAACTGGCAAGTTTttttattctaagtttgcataACTCTTTAAGGATTGTCACATGGTACGGAGTCACCAGCTGCATATCAGAAGGCCTTTTTGTTACTTGTAACACTCAGCAGAGGATTTTTATCTGTTTAGGAAACACTCCAATTATTCTAGTTTTGGCATTGGATTTAAACTGCGGACTGGTGACTGTTCACAAAGTGTTGGCTTTCCCTGGAAAGTTCCTTTCAGTCTTGGTTTTAGAGCTGatcatatttaatatttaactTGACCTTTGCATTTTGAATTTcagttttcatttgttttcctGTATACCATCATAGCATTAGGTCTCTCAACTTAGCATTATGCATGCTGATATTGCAGGTAGTCTCTCGACCATCCGGTTTCTTTCTTAAGCCAGTTGCTAACATGTTTCCAAGTTCCAATGGTGGAGCCAGTCTTCTGAGTTTCAAGAGAAAAGATCTAGTCTGGgtacttttcttttcagttttcatTGCATGGAACATTGGACTGTACCATAATGGTCTTTTCTGGTGAATCCTTTTATGTTTCttcatttaaattattttccatgAATTTACCAATTCTTATTTGGAATAGTTTTTATGACACAGGTTTGCCCACAGGCCGCAGACGTGATTGAACTTTTTATCTATCTAGGTGAACCTTGCCATGTTTGTCAGCTTCTTCTCACAATATCCCATGGTGCAGATGATTCAACCTATCCGTCAACAGTTGATGTAAGGACGGGACGCTCTTTAGATGGGCTAAAACTGGTCTTGGAGGTCTGTAATCTTTCTTCCACTTCACCTAcaactttaattttctctgAACTTGATTTTAATGTAGAATTGATGGTCCCAGATATCTAGCTAAAATAGGATGAGGATCCTTTTAGTTCCTATGTAATGTAATGACTAACAACTAGATTAAGCCATGAATTGCAAGGGCGTCATCTAGTTCCTAAAACTAAactatgtaaaataaaaaagaaattcatggCTCTGGTTCgggtattttttttagtttctttactgTTGTGCATAACGGGGGAATCTACTTGTGGGAAGTTAATATAATTTCTCCTATAGTTTCTAATCTTTTATTGGATTCTGATGACAGGGTGCGTCAATACCTCAGTGTGTAAATGGAACAAACCTTTTGATACCCTTACCAGGGCTAATTAGTCCAGAGGATATGGCTGTAACTGGAGCTGGTGCACGCCTTCATGCTCAAGATACATCTACCCTTCCATTACTGTATGATTTTGAAGAACTGGAAGGAGAACTTGACTTCCTTACTCGTGTAGTTGCCCTTACATTTTATCCTGCTGTCTCTGGAAGAAGCCCTATCACTCTTGGTGAGGTAGAAAGCAACTTTTGGAATCATTAATTGATATGTCATTGTCATTGTCTTTGGTTCACGACCGTTCCATTAGTTATTTAAGCTCTGAATGGTAGCTCTAGCTTGGTTGAAGCTTAGGccatttggtttttttggcaCATGATATAGTAGAGGATCCATGAatgttgcaaatttgcaattaAATCTATTCTCTATATGTGTGCATGTATTATCTTATGTTCTGTATCTGGTTGACTTTTGCTCAATCTCAGATTTATTAGGTTTGATCCTTGTATTCAGTTTTGTGGCAAATATTCTTGGTCCATAACTTTTCAAAACTCTGATGTGGAAGAGAGTCTACTAATTTATCTTAGTCCAGTATTCTAGTGGGATGTGGTTTTGCAAAAACTGCTAGTGGATGATAATTCttttatgaatttgtttgTAGATAGAAGTCCTTGGAGTTTCTCTTCCTTGGAGGGGTGTATTTACTAACGAAGGCCCTGGTGCAACATTACCTGAACATACTAGAAAAATTCAGAATGAAACCAATCCTTTCTCCTCTGGGTTAGATACGAATCCATTTTCCGGTGcttcttctaatgaaaatgtGCCACCACCAGTGCAACCAAGTGCATCTGGCAACAATTTGGTTGACCTATTGACTGGAGAGGTAATGCTTTCAGAACACGTTGCTCAGCCAGTGATAGGAAATACTGAGGACAAGGGAGGTGACTTGCTTGATTTCTTGGACCAAGCTATTGTTGAATATCATGGTGCTGAAACTGATCATAAATTCCCTTCATCGCATGATGGAAGGTCTCCAGATAGCAGTTCCCAGAAGTATATTGATTGTTTGAAATCCTGTGCTGGGCCACATATGGTATGATACTAACTCTTCTGTTATTTCCTTGAACCACTATGCTATATCGTGCTTTATCCTTATAAATTATGTTCAAGGAAGTTCTTTGAAATCCTTCTCTTCAAAAgcatttaatcaatttaatttttaaaatctcatATACGATGTTTCCATGTCTTGACTCAATCTCTTTGTTGAGGTTATTGTGTTTCAATGTTGGTATCCGATcactttttttcatttgaaatttatttctGTCACTTCTAGCTTTACATCCATAATTTTTAAGTCTTTGCATTTGTTGGCAGTATAGATATCAAGTAAGCTTTTTATGACACTCTGCTCAGGATAACCCTCACTTTTTCTGACTTCATAAATTGCTTCTTAGACCCTTTCACGCTCCAAGTAGCTAAGCCTCTTGAAGTGTGACTTTATATTGTTTCAATGCATCGGCCTGGCTTGTTGAACAAAACATCCCTAAAGGTCAAACAAGGTTCCTACTTTGATGGATTAGGTCAGCCCAACCCAGTCTATTGACGACCTCTATTGTTTGCAGGAAAGAAAACTAGACTTCATGGGAGCTATGAAACTTGAAATTGAACGTCTCCGGCTGAACATTTCTGCTGCTGAAAGGGATAAAGCTTTATTATCAATAGGAACTGATCCTGCTACTATAAACCCTAACGTTTTACTTGATGAACGATACATGGGAAGATTGTGCAGAGTTGCAAACTCCCTTGCACTGCTTGGACAAGCTTCCTTGGAAGACAAAATCACATCTGCTGTTGCTCTTGAGACAACTGATGATAATGTGATAGATTTCTGGAATATAACTAGATTTGGGGAGTGCTGTTATGGTGGCACGTGTGAGGTGCGTGCTGAAACTAATGCACCTACACACGCCTCGTTTATGGAATCATCAGCAGGAGTTCCTCTGTCTGTCTTGTTATGTTCCCAATGTGAAAGGAAAGTTTGTAAAGTTTGTTGTGCTGGGAGAGGGGCCCTTCTGGTTGCAGGCTATGGCTCAAGGGAGGCCAATGGTGTGGTAAGTCAGGGGGGATCAAGCCATGGTTTCCAGGTTGATGTATCCACAAATCGTTCAGTAGTGTTGGATAGTGTTATTTGCAAAAGATGCTGCAATGATATTGTGCTTGATGCGTTGATCTTGGACTACGTCAGGGTCTTGATTAGCATGAGGAGAAGTGCCCGTGCAGATTCTGCTGCGCATGAGGCCTTGAACCAGGTGATTGGATTTTCGTTAAAGAATTCTCTTTCTGAAAGGAAGCATTCTTCTGATAGACAGGGAGCTATTAAAGTTCAGCAACAATTACTTGATGGAGAGGAATCCCTAGCAGAGTTTCCGTTCGCCAGCTTTTTACACTCGGTAATGTTTTGGCATATATTACGCTCTTGTTTCAGGCTTCCCACAGCAGATTTGTGTCTTATTGCTATGTCTATGTGCTATCCGGATTATATTGTTGTTGTTACCACTGTAGGTTGAAACGGCGGCCGATTCAGCACCTTTCTTGTCATTGCTTGCTCCGCTTGATTGTGGACCACGACATTCATACTGGAAAGCTCCTCCTAGTGCCACCTCTGttgaatttattattgttcttggtagcctttctgatgtTAGTGGGATTGTTTTGCTTATTAGTCCATGTGGTTATTCTGAGGCTGATGCTCCCACCGTAAGTTGTCCTCTATACACTCTCTTATCTATTGAAATTTggtaaatgaaaagtcatcaGTTTTTGATATGTTTCCCTTATAGTAGGCTTACTGTGACTTAATAGCGAATAATCccttaaaataattttgaaatgcCAAATGTGTCAGAAATCTTGCTTTGTAGTAGATTGTTGCTTTTGCTCCTAAATTTATTTAGCAACAACAGATTGTTAAATTTTGCAACTTTTTAtgctgcaccttcattgcttTCTGTACATTCTGTTTTGACTAATTCACTCCTGTTGTTAGTACAGATTCAGATCTGGGCCAGCAATAAAATACACAAGGAAGAAAGGTCATGCATGGGAAAATGGGATGTGCAGTCCCAGATCATATCTTCCTCTGACTATTATGGACCAGAAAAGTTGGTTAGAGAAGACGAAGTACCTAGGCATGTGAAGTTTGAATTCAGGAATCCAGTTAGATGCCGCATTCTTTGGATAACATTACGTCTTCAGCGACCTGGTTCTAGTTCTCTTAATTTGGGGAACTTGAATCTGTTGTCTCTTGACGAAAATCCATTTGCAGAAGTAACTCGGCGTGCCTCTTTTGGGGGAGAAGTTGACAGAGACCCCTGTATTCATGCCAGAAGGATACTGGTAGTAGGAAGCCCCGTAAATAAAGAGATGGCAGATACATCAGCACAAGGCTCAGATCAGATGAATTTGAAAGGCTGGCTGGAGAGAGCTCCACCACTAAATAGATTTAGGGTAACATATCATGCTTAGCTGcttaattcaatcaaaattCTTGCTTCCTTATTGAATTTGTATCATGGGCAAATtcattttttgtcattttttgttcttccagGTTCCGATTGAGGCTGAGAGGCTGTTGGACAATGATATTGTTTTGGAACAATATTTATCCCCTGCTTCACCTTTGCTTGCTGGATTTCGTCTTGATGCTTTTGGTGCAATAAAGCCTCTGGTTACCCATTCACCCTCTTCAAATGCGCAGATCTGGGATATGTCAGCAAGACTTGTAGATGAGAGACACATCTCTCCAGCCGTGCTTCATATACAAGTATCTGTTGTCCAGGTACTCACTAGACCTGCTTTATTGTTATGCTATTGGTGAGGATGAAGCGGGGTCAGGTAGGGTATTTCCATGTGGCTCAATTAGCCCAATGAGTATGAAGACGTTAAAATGCACATCCACGTCAGTTTAGCGAAATTTATAGCATTTATCATATTGGAAAATCAATATTGTATATTATAAGTTTCTTTCTGTGATAACgtggatgaatttcaaagtCCATTTGAACTTATTGGAGAGAATAATTATTACAGGAACCCCACAGCTTGGTAACGATTGCAGAATATCGGTTGCCAGAGGCTAAGGCTGGAACACCTATGTACTTTGATTTCCCCCGAGAGATACAAACCCGTAGAATCACATTTAAACTTCTTGGAGATATTACAGCATTTGCAGACGACCCAGCAGAACAGGATGATCCCAGTTCTAGAGTTCTACCAGTGGCAGCAGGCTTGTCACTGTCCAATAGAATCAAGTTGTATTACTATGCTGATCCATACGAACTTGGAAAATGGGCAAGCCTTTCAGCAGTTTGAATTATAGTGTTGCTGTAACAGGGGGGAGGGGGGCAAAGAAAGGGGTTTTGGGTCTTTGAGGATTGATTTTTGATCGATTTTGTGGCTGTgtattcttcttcaatttgttttgattttttccttcttgtaaTGTTATTATATTATCATTCATTGATGTAATAATATCAGTAGTGTTGTTTATCTTTTTCGTTGAGATAAGATCATCTGTAGTGTTAGGGAATCAGAAACGTCTGTCTCTATTGTCCAAGTCCGGTGAGATTATGTTATGTTGTTCAAAACCTAGTGTGTATTTGGAGCCAAAGAACCTTGTAAACTGACTTGTTTGGTTGGGCTAATTAGTTGATGGGATTCGATTGTGGCATTTtctaatgtttttcttttctttccttttttaatcaaatcttGAATGTAAGATAAAAGGCTTCGGATGCAAACGACATTTTAACAGGCGAAGAACAAACTTGTTCATTTCCGTTAGGCCACAAGAGATGAGTGAATTTGTGACACTCACCGCGGGGCTTCTTCTAGCATTGTCAATCCCAATGCTTTCATGGGTGGATGTCAGTGGGGGTGGCACTGTAGTAGCCGGCAAAGGTCCTCTTGCCCTTGGGCCTTGTTCTTCATCCTCACTTTCCGGCCATTGATTTAAGTCTATGACAAGAATCTTGTTTTGAGTTTGCTTACCTATGTACGTTATGATTAATTATGTTATTATCTGTTCCTATTATAAATTAAGACTGGACGGACACACAATAATTGTAGATGAGATATTCAAcaagaacatatatatatttaatcaCTTTAAAATACAACCAGTGACAGTCGACAGGGAGGGTTCACACTTGATTGGTgttgtttcatttatttaattactttaaaatACAGGGTACTCTATAGATGTCAGGCAAGCTTGCATAGTCTTGCCTAaccaataataatataattgaaaTCAAAGACCACAGAAGTTGTTAACACAAACCCTGTAGTTTTGACCGAGCTGTGAGGCCAGATATTGAAGATGGTTCAATGGCTTATATCGTAAAGGGTGTTGATCATCGATGAGCTCCTCCGGCACACTTATGGTTCCACTGTGAAATGTCGAAAGCAACACCGAGTATCTCACTTCCTTGTCCCTCATCATCACTCGATGCACGCAAGGTTTTATTCTGTCATTGCTCCACACCTGGAAGCCATCGCCGGTCATGAATATAAACGAATTAGGCGATGCATCAAAAGGAACCCATTCACCGTTTGCAATCTTCACCTCCAAGCCATTGACATGATTCTGATGAATTATGGTGGTGAGGTTCATGTCAGTGTGCTCAGGAAGCGCCATGTGCTCCTTACCTGCTGCTCCTGCTCCATCATATTTGTGCAGTCGCAGTACATAATCAGTTGCTCCAATATGACTCTCGCACAATTTGTTGTCCACGCCATAGTGTTCAAATATCATTCTCGTCAGTGTCTCATCTAGCCTCACCACCACTTCCGCATACCCATCAGCACTTTCACTACGTAtattattaattcattaaCTAACTAAACCAAGATTAACATGCATGTAATTAATTCCTCAATTCCCACAACTTACGAGAAGTTAGGATGATTTCCACTGGGCCAAAAGAGGTTGGCGAAGTTGTGAATTGCTTGAGGGTTTGTTGGATCATCGATCCCCAAGCCTTC
Above is a genomic segment from Prunus dulcis chromosome 7, ALMONDv2, whole genome shotgun sequence containing:
- the LOC117633737 gene encoding probable phosphoinositide phosphatase SAC9 isoform X2, yielding MESAGGGTMETSVIVVTLDTGEVYIIVSLSSRLDTQVIHVDPTTGALRYNAKPGFDVFKSEKEALDYITNGSHWLRKSTTYAHAILGYAALGSFGMLLVATKLTASVPNLPGGGCVYTVTESQWIKISLQNPQPQGKGEVKNVNELTDLDIDGKHYFCDARDITRPFPSRMCLHEPDDEFVWNAWFSMPFKNIGLPQHCVTLLQGFAECRSFGTLGKLEGIVALIARRSRLHPGTRYLARGLNSCFSTGNEVECEQIVWVPRRAGQTVPFNTYVWRRGTIPIWWGAELKITAAEAEIYVSDRDPYKGSSEYYQRLSKRYDARNLDVADGGSQNRKALVPIVCINLLRNGEGKSECILVQHFEESLNYIRSTGKLPYTRIHLINYDWHASIKLKGEQQTIEGLWKHLKAPTVSIGISEGDFLPSRERIKECRGEIICNDDFKGAFCLRSHQNGVIRFNCADSLDRTNAASYFGSLQVFVEQCRRLGISLDSDLAYGYQSMTNYGGYIAPLPPGWEKRSDAVTGKTFYIDHNTRTTTWMHPCPDKPWKRFDMAFEEFKRTTILPPVSQLADLFLLAGDIHATLYTGSKAMHSQILSIFNEDAGKYKQFSAAQNMKITLQRRYKNAVVDSSRQKQLEMFLGMRLFKHLPSVSFHPLNVVSRPSGFFLKPVANMFPSSNGGASLLSFKRKDLVWVCPQAADVIELFIYLGEPCHVCQLLLTISHGADDSTYPSTVDVRTGRSLDGLKLVLEGASIPQCVNGTNLLIPLPGLISPEDMAVTGAGARLHAQDTSTLPLLYDFEELEGELDFLTRVVALTFYPAVSGRSPITLGEIEVLGVSLPWRGVFTNEGPGATLPEHTRKIQNETNPFSSGLDTNPFSGASSNENVPPPVQPSASGNNLVDLLTGEVMLSEHVAQPVIGNTEDKGGDLLDFLDQAIVEYHGAETDHKFPSSHDGRSPDSSSQKYIDCLKSCAGPHMERKLDFMGAMKLEIERLRLNISAAERDKALLSIGTDPATINPNVLLDERYMGRLCRVANSLALLGQASLEDKITSAVALETTDDNVIDFWNITRFGECCYGGTCEVRAETNAPTHASFMESSAGVPLSVLLCSQCERKVCKVCCAGRGALLVAGYGSREANGVVSQGGSSHGFQVDVSTNRSVVLDSVICKRCCNDIVLDALILDYVRVLISMRRSARADSAAHEALNQVIGFSLKNSLSERKHSSDRQGAIKVQQQLLDGEESLAEFPFASFLHSVETAADSAPFLSLLAPLDCGPRHSYWKAPPSATSVEFIIVLGSLSDVSGIVLLISPCGYSEADAPTIQIWASNKIHKEERSCMGKWDVQSQIISSSDYYGPEKLVREDEVPRHVKFEFRNPVRCRILWITLRLQRPGSSSLNLGNLNLLSLDENPFAEVTRRASFGGEVDRDPCIHARRILVVGSPVNKEMADTSAQGSDQMNLKGWLERAPPLNRFRVPIEAERLLDNDIVLEQYLSPASPLLAGFRLDAFGAIKPLVTHSPSSNAQIWDMSARLVDERHISPAVLHIQVSVVQEPHSLVTIAEYRLPEAKAGTPMYFDFPREIQTRRITFKLLGDITAFADDPAEQDDPSSRVLPVAAGLSLSNRIKLYYYADPYELGKWASLSAV